CCTGGGCCTGGAAGACCCCCTGCCCTAGGGTTTAGAGAtggccctgggcctgggcccAAGAGGCCACCAGGCCTTGGGAAAGAAACTGCACCTGCACCAGTGGGATTCATCCCTCTTGGAAAAGAAGCCATGCCCGGGTCACGAGCACCAGCAGGGAAAGGTGCTGGATTTGAAGCCAATGAGCCTGATGAAGTTGGAAAAGGCGATGGGTTCCTTGGAAATGGGGCCAGATTTCCACCAAGAGAACCAGATGCCATAAGGAAGGGATCAGAATTCATGCCCAGCGGGTGGCCTGTGTTCAAAACAGGACCCCCCTGTGGTCCCAGGGAACTGTCGAGCCGTCCTCGAGGTGGCAACTGAGCACGAGTCCAAGGAGTTGGCCGCTCTCTAGGGAAAATCCGGGGTTCTTTCATACTTTCTTGGGGACGTTGGTGATAATGGGCTTGGGGCGAGTTTTGAAAAGGATCTTGTTTTTGATGAGTGCTGTCACCAGGTACCGGGTGCCAGTTTTGCAGCCAAGCTCATCACAGTCCTGCTCCCCAGGAGTGTGTTTGACAAGGACGGCAAAAGGTTTCTCCAGATGGATGATTTTTCCATACAGGATATGATGCCCCACGATCAGCACAGGGATTCCCTTTGGCAGAACAAGAATGAAATGCCTGAGGTTCAGGGCAAGGTCATAACACTCAGGTGCCTTCTAGAGATGCTCTTGGCAAGCAATGCTGGCACCTCTACTCCCTGGTTTGGCTCTACCACTCCTTAAGAGCCACATCAGACAACCACCCTTGTGCCCTTTTACTCTTTCTAGCCCCAGGTGAGAGAattcccactttttaaaactgtgactttTCCAGATTCCCCAAAGCTAAATTTCCCTGCTATTGCAGGAGTCGGGGGAGAACACGCAGAGAGCTTAGATTAGCTAGACCTCGAATAACAAACCTGAGGGCAGTCCTCACTCTGGGTCCTGGGAGCACCACCTTGGTGTAGCTTGCTTTCCTGAGGCATTAGGCAGGGAAAGAAAAGTCCCCTCACCTCAGTGGTGTAATGTAGGTCTCCCAGGAGGTTTCCAGCTAATCCAGTGCTGTAGCGAGCCTCGATCTCCCCCTGTAGTTCCATCAGCACCCATTCTgccaggcctccagccccagcacTGCAAGCAAAGGGCTGGCGGTTACAATATTTTTGAGGGGTGAAGGATGAATAGTGTCCTACACCACCATTCAAGGCCCAAAGGAACTCTTTGTGGAGCACAAGTTCTTGGGAAATTAGGAGTGCTAGGCACCGAACTACAGAAGAAATGCAAGGATGTGTGCAAGATGCACCTGAGGACCCCGATTCTTCCAGGAAAATGTCAAACCTACATAACCCTAATCATTCAAACTGAACAAAATAGTCTCAAAATGTACTCACCTGGAAATAACAATTTGCACCATGAGCTTTCCGTCTTTAAAAAGCAACTGAAAGTAAgctgtagaggaaaaaaaaatttaggataataataataatagtagctaataTTTATCATGTGCTGTGTGTGAGGCATTTTTCTAAGTacttagattttatttcattcccCTAACAATGCTATAAGCTATTAATATTTCTGAATTGACATTGTATTTACAACATTGCTTAAGATCACCAAGGGTCAACAATGGTCTGCAAAGTTGGTATTATAATTATGTTCAAGGTCATGTACTTACTAGTCAacgagccagaatttgaacccaaaacaTACACTATCGCCCACACTACTGACCACTATGCTAACTTGCATTTCTcaagaattttctattttctattctgcatatttctaaaaaaactaaaaaattcactTAGATTTTACTTTTCCCTTTGGTGATACAAAATATGAACTTTGTGTCTAACAATCTGGTTATATTTCAAGGTTCAAAGGAATTCCTTTAACAAAAGCCAAGAAATGAAAAAGTCCTTCAGGCAACTTTGGTGAATGGTAAGCGGATACCTAACATGACACTCACCATACGCTTTGACCATCTTTCACAGAGGTATACCCCGACAATCAACTTTCATTTTATGCAACAGTACCACCTGGTGGCAAGTTTGCGGTACTCTAGAAGAATGGgttaaaatgagtattttttgcCTGTGACAACTGGCTTCACTTGTCTTTCTAGGAACGATAGATCCACAGGGGACTGAGGAGATGGGGGATCTAAACTACACGTTCTGTATAAGTCTTTCCAATAAATCGATGGAACTTGGTGGAAACTTATTAGTCCAGTGTTTACCAACTGTAGTACTGTATGTTAATAGGTATAATTGTTCTCAAGCTTAGCAAACATTGGATTAAAAAGTTAAACAGGTTCCTTCACTGATATGTTAACCTTCATTTTGGGTCTCCAGGGGAAAGTGTATTGCCAAGAGCCTTACAGGACGGCAGAACTTCTCTATTCTCGAGCACCAAACGTACTTTGGGAACACAAGGTCAGTCAATTCACTGGTCTTCAAATTCAAATATAAACAGTAGCTAATACTTATTGAATTTTTACTATGAATCAGATGCTGTACGCG
This genomic window from Ursus arctos isolate Adak ecotype North America unplaced genomic scaffold, UrsArc2.0 scaffold_19, whole genome shotgun sequence contains:
- the CHTF8 gene encoding chromosome transmission fidelity protein 8 homolog; amino-acid sequence: MVQIVISSAGAGGLAEWVLMELQGEIEARYSTGLAGNLLGDLHYTTEGIPVLIVGHHILYGKIIHLEKPFAVLVKHTPGEQDCDELGCKTGTRYLVTALIKNKILFKTRPKPIITNVPKKV